agtaagaacataacgatattcgctgcatgcctcaacactcattggactgcacacatcaaaatgtgttacttccaacaagttgctatcttgttccatcttactgaaaacgaggcttttcagtcatcttgcccatgtggtatgatttgcatatctcaagtgattcaaaatcaagtgagtccaaacgatccatctgcatggagtttcttcatgcgtatacaccaatagacatggttcgcatgtctcaaacttttcaaaaacgagtgagtccaaagatccatcagcatggagcttctacatgcgttttataccaatatgacttacatggcagtgccacaagtaagtggtactatcattactatcttatatcttttggcatgaaaatgtgcatcactacgatcgagattcaataaacaaaTCTTTTAGGTGCAgggccattgaaggtattattcaaataaacagagtaaccattattcttcttaaatgaataaccgtatttcgatagacataatccaatcatgtctatgctcaacgcaaacaccaaataacaattatttaggtttagcaccaatctcgatggtagaggagcGTGCGattcttgatcacatcaaccttggaaacacttccaacacatatcctcagctcacctttagctagtctccgtttattctgtagcttttatttcgagttactaacacttagcaaccgaaccggtatctaacacCCTAGCGCTCctacgagtactagtaaagtacacattaacataatgtatatccaatatacttctatcgaccttgcctgccttcttatctaccaagtatctagggtggttctgcttcagtgtccgttcctcttattacagaagcacttagtctcgggtttgggttcaaccttgggttttcactagagcagcaactgttttgccgtttcatgaagtatcccttcttgcccttgcccttcttgaaactagtggttttactaaccatcaacaattgatgctccttcttgatttctactttcgcggtgtcaaacattgcgaatatttcaaggatcatcatatctatccctgatatgttatagttcatcacgaagctctcgcatcttggtggcaatgactttggagaaacatcactatctcatctggaagatcaactcccactcgattcaagtgattgttgtactcagacgatctgagcacaagctcaacgattgagcttttctcccttagtttgaaaatcatcggaggtcttatacctcttgacgtgggaacgagcctgaaatcccaatttcagccctcgaaacatctcatacgttccacgacgtttcgaaaacgtctttggtgcctcaactctaaaccgtttaactgaactatcacgtagttatcaaaacgtgtatgtccgatgttcgcaacatccacagacgacgttcggggttcagcacattgagtggtgcattaaggacataagccttctactgtccgcataattgctactgtcaactttcaactatattttctctaggaatatatctaaaacagtagaactaaagcgcgagctatgacataatttgcaaagggcttttgactatgttcaggataattaagttcatctaatgaactcccactcagatagacatccctctagtcatctaagtgattacatgatccaagtcaactaggccgtgtccgatcatcatgtgagacggactagtcatcatcggtgaacatcttcatgttgatcgtatccaccatacgactcatgctcgacctttcggtctcttgtgttccgaggccatgtctgtacatgctaggcacgtcaagttaacctaagtgtttcgcgtgtgtaaatctggcttacacccgttgtatgtgaacgttagaatctatcacacccgatcatcacgtggtgcttcgaaacgacgaactttcgcaacggtgcacagttagagggaacactttcttgaaattttaatgagggatcatcttatttactaccgtcgttctaagcaaataagatgcataaacatgataaacatcacatgcaatcaaatagtgacatgatatggacaatatcattttgctccttttgatctccatcttcggggctccatgatcatcatcgtcaccggcatgacaccatgatctccatcatcgtgtcttcatgaagttgtctcgccaatttattacttctactactatggctaccggttagcaataaagtaaagtaattacatggcgttgttcaatgacacgcgggtcatacaataaattaagacaactcctatggctcctgccggttgtcatactcatcgacatgcaagtcgtgattcctattacaagaacatgatcaatgtcatacatcacatatcattcatcacattctttttggccatatcacatcacatagcataccctgcaaaaacaagttagaagtcctctaattgttgtttgcatgttttacatggctgctatgggtttctagcaagaacatttcttacctacgcaaaaaccacaacgtgatatgccaattgctatttatccttcataaggacccttttcatcgaatccgatccgactaaagtgggagaaactggcacccgctagacaccttatgcaacaagtgcatgtcagtcggtggaacctgtctcacgtaagagtacgtgtaaggtcggttcgggccgcttcatcccacaataccgtcgaaacaagattggactagtaacggtaagcatattgaacaaaatcaacgcccacaactattttgtgttctactcgtgcatagaacctacgcaatagacctagctcatgatgccactgttggggaatgtagcagaaattcaaaattttctacgcatcaccaagatcaatctatggagtaatctagcaacgaggggaaggggagtgcatctacatacccttgtagatcgctaagcggaagcgttcaagagaacggggttgaaggagtcgtactcgtcgtgatccaaatcaccggagatcctagtgccgaacggacggcacctccgcgttcaacacacgtgcagcccggtgacgtctcccatgccttgatccagcaaggatagagggagaggttggggaagactccgtccagcagcaacacaacagcgtggtggtggtggaggagcgtggcaatcctcaagtgcttcgccaagcaccgcgggagaggaggaggacttgggagagggggagggctgcaccagaacttggggtgcggctgccctcccaccctccacatatatatagggacaagggagaggggggccgaccccctcagatccaatctgaggagggggcggcggccaggagggttgCCTtgtcccccaaggcaagggggcgcccccctttagggtttccccaaaaccctaggcgccttgggcccttgtggggggagggggcgcaccagcccacctggggctggtcccctcccacacttggcccatgcagccctctgggccggtggccccacttggtggacccccgggaccctcccagtggtcctggtacattaccgataacacccgaaacttttccggtgaccaaaacaggacttcccatatataaatctttacctccggaccattccggaactcgtcgtgacgtccgagatctcatccgggactccgaacaacattcggtaaccacgtatatctattccctataaccctagggtcatcgaaccttaagtgtgtagaccctacgggttcgggaaccatgcagacatgaccgagaggttctccggtcaataaccaacagcgggatctggatacccatgttggctcccacatgttccacgatgatctcatcggatgaaccacgatgtcgaggattcgatcaatcccgtatacaattccctttgtctagcggtattgtacttgccctagattcgatcgtcggtatgtcgataccatgttcaatctcgttaccggcaagtctctttactcattccgtaacgcatcatcccgtgatcaaccccttggtcacattgtgcacattatgatgatgtcctaccgagtgggcccagagatacctctccgtcaaccggagtgacaaatcccagtctcgattcatgccaacccaacagacactttcgaagatacccgtagtgcacctttatagccacccagttacgttgtgaagtttggtacacccaaagctttcctacggtatccgggagttgcacaatctcatgagcTTTAGcaattagcatacgaactacacgatttttgtgctaggcttaggattgggtcttgtccatcacatcattctcctaatgatgtgatcccgttatcaacgacatccaatgtccatggtcaggaaaccgtaaccatctattgatcaacgagctagtcaactagaggcttactagggacatgatgttgtctatgtatccacacatgtatctgagtttcctttcaatacaattatagcatggataataaatgattatcatgaacaaggaaatataataataataactaatttattattgcctctagggcatatttccaacagtctcccacttgcactagagtcaataatctagttcacatcgccatgtgattaacactgataggtcacatcgccatgtgaccaacatccaaagagttcactagtgtcactaaactagttcacatcaccatgtgattaagactcaatgagttctgcggtttgatcatgttttgcttgtgagagaggttttagtcaacgggtctgcaacattcagatccgtatgtatttcgcaaatcttcatgtcatattgtaaatgctgctaccACGCTCCATTTGGAGCTATTATGACCCTATTTGCTTATTAATTAAGTTGgctgtatgcatcattctgatgcacaaGCCGGGGAGCTcctcttttcaaaaaaaaagaaaaaaaaatgggcATCCGGCGAGCCGCTCCCCTCCACATCCGGCAGCACCAAGGCCGCCACGaggggaagatattgccatcttttGCAAGAGCAAAGGTGCCCTTCTGTTGGTGAAGGCAAGAAGAATGGGCATGCTGGACGCCCTAGATACGGTGGGGTTTGCATTTCCGTGAGCCTAGATATATGTGAAACAAGATAGATTTACGGAATATATGACAATTGACATAGTCAATTCAGACATGAGGATGACCACGTAGGTGCGCAACTCTTAGAGGGTACACGCCACAAATTAGTGTCGGTGATTCAAAACTGTTAAAGCATAGCAGAGGAAACAGAGTAGTAAAGCCCCaagctatgtgtgtgtgtgtgaagccTGGACCTGCGGCTGCGCGCGCACACGAGACAGAACCCGGACTGAACAGCCCCGCGCCGTAAGAGCAGAGCAGAGGAAACAGAGTAGTAAAGCAGAGGAGAGACACAAGCATATCTCGGGCTCTTTTCTCTTTCCGTTTAACCTTTTCATTTAactgcttgtgtctgtactgatgttcaaaaaataaTACATGGGGTAGTTAGCCGACTCTGCAGCCGACTACTGAGTGAATTGTGGTCACTAAATTTGATCAGGGTACACAGCTTGGCAGCGGTTTCAAGCACACTGCAACGAGGCTACCTTGTACTAGTCTGTACTCGCTTCAGCACACAAATAGTGTGTACCCTTCACACTCAACTACAACAacatttccccgcaaaaaaaaaaaaacaacaaCTACAACAACATTAAGCCATCACATGTAAGCCCAGACTTATGAGACTAATTTTAGGGAAGTAATCGGCCAGTTCCTTTTAAGATGGAGGAATGCAATGTACAAACCCTTCCACACAGATTTCATACCTAGTTGATGTACAGAAAAAGTTTGACGTTGTAGCTGGACAATAGCGATTGATCGGTGTTACCCTCCTGCACCCACGCATCGATTATTGCTACCCCATCGTGCATGCGTGCAGCTTTCCTTAATTTTACTCCAGTACACCTACTAGTACATGCTGAGTCCTGACAGGCGAGAGCCGGATCGGCCTAAAACCCTGAGATGCCGCCGTGCAGCTGCCAGAGTATCAGCACCGGGGATGATGGCAAAGGGAGAGATACTGAGTGCTTGCCTTCAGCGAGCAGCAGAGGCCATGCGGCAGCTATTAATTTCACCGTGCCGGTGCATGCAGCTTGTGTTTTGAAGCCTGCCAACCAAATGGTAATTCATCTTCAGTCTCATCTACAGTATGACTGTATGATGCAGCAGGAAGCATACTTTAGGACATGTAAACCTGATCGTTCCCGGCATAGATATAAAGCAGAAGCAATCACAGCCATCCAACTTGCTCAGACACACAGGTAACGAGCAAGCGAGGATCAACATTACATTTCCAACATCAGATAGTATTCAGCAGAAATAATTCAGAATTCAAATAGAGATTACAAGGGTGAACAACCTGAAACAAGATTCAAGCTTTTCAATGAAAATACAGTCCGCTGAAGTGAAAGTCTTGACTCTCGAGTAATAAAACAAGAAATACAATCAAACGCAATGCATGTAGATGGTAGCAACTGAGGCCACACTCTTTTTGGCGGTGACCCTGTTTCAGCTTCCGTTTTCCATCTTCTAGTCTTGAAGTGCTAGAGATAGCTTCAGGCCTCTTCCAGTATGACAGCGATTCCCAGCTAGTCATCTAACCAGCTGCAAACCATCCTGGGTAGGTAAAACAATAATGGTAAAACATTTGAATTTGAGAAGCATTCAGCGGCCCCNNNNNNNNNNNNNNNNNNNNNNNNNNNNNNNNNNNNNNNNNNNNNNNNNNNNNNNNNNNNNNNNNNNNNNNNNNNNNNNNNNNNNNNNNNNNNNNNNNNNNNNNNNNNNNNNNNNNNNNNNNNNNNNNNNNNNNNNNNNNNNNNNNNNNNNNNNNNNNNNNNNNNNNNNNNNNNNNNNNNNNNNNNNNNNNNNNNNNNNNNNNNNNNNNNNNNNNNNNNNNNNNNNNNNNNNNNNNNNNNNNNNNNNNNNNNNNNNNNNNNNNNNNNNNNNNNNNNNNNNNNNNNNNNNNNNNNNNNNNNNNNNNNNNNCCACAATTATGGACAAACGAGATATTGTTAATTTGAAAGACAAAACAATGGGGTGATGCTTTGGGTACCTCGCGCAGGTCAGGACCACTTCATCCAGAATGATGGGAGCTTTATATTTGCTTTTCATTTGCAGTTGGTTTTTCTCGCCACCATCGGTCTCAAGACTCTCAACACTTCCCCTCCTCCATGGCAGTTGGCTCTTTTCCTCGTCACTGTTAGTGCCAAAGTTGACATATTCACCTGGACCCACCCTGTAAGCAAATTTAGGACGGTTGGAATGAGCACGTACTTCATTGATCACAACCGCTGCAGCCAGATATCTCAAAAGGTTGTCACCTTGCTTCAAGTCCAGCTTTATTACTTTGAGACATGGAAGATGTTCTATGCCTAAATAGAAGCCATGAGTTTCAGCCACAGACACATCAAATGACACCTCAAGCATCTCAAGTTTGGGCATAGCCCCTTTCTGGAACGTTACATATGCCCCATACTGTCTATGGAGTTCAAACTTCTTCAGACATGGGAATCCAATTACGGTAAGCCTTGTGTCGGGTCCCACATCCAAGCGCAAGTTTAGGATAACTAAGGATGGGAGATTACCAAGAGTGTGCAGATCCTCCTCCATAAATTCAGCTAAATTGATGCTCAAATGAGTAAGGCTTGTAAGTCCTGGGGAAATCCACTTTGGAACATTCCAAAAATATGTATCGCCATCCGCCTCAAATATGCGAAGGCAAGATAACGGAGGGGACCAAGAATCTATGAAGTCCATGCAACCAAGACCCACTATATGTAGAGAGTGCAGTTTACAGCTGCTAAGCTTGCACAGTGAGCTGAGTATAATCTCTTCATCCCTCTTGTGATTATCTTCATTATCCCACCGTAAACTGAGTGTGTTCAATCTAGTCAGGTTTCCGAGATCCTCCATGGCAGCAGTTGAACTCTCTGTAATATCGAAACAATGGATCCCTCGTAAATTCTTCATATTTCCAATCCTGTTAGGAAGCTTACAAGATTTTTCCGTGAATAGATATTGCAGTTTAGTGAGCAACACAATTGCAGATGGCAGCTCTTCTATTTTCAAACTCCTGACATCTAGGGTCTCTAGATCATGTAGCATCACAATCCCTGAAGGTAGCTCTGATATATCTGTGTCCCTGAGGCTGAGATACTTTAGTTGGAAAAATCTATCAATATTTTTCATTTCATATTCTTCCAAACCCTGACACCCTTCAAAGTCCAATACAcgtaaagcttcaaattcagcgagTTGAGGAATATTTTTCATGCAACCTAATGACGTTACTGTTAGAGATCGAACATGGCTTAGATCTTCATTGGCCAATGCAAATGCAAGTTCCTGGTCAATGTGTTGGATTGATAGCCGTCGAATAATGCCCTGACGATTTACCAAACTCGTCTGTCCTCCACCCACTATAGTGGTAAAATTATCTTCAGCTGATTTTGATATAATAATTTCCAGCATCATGTCATGCACTCTACAGGCTTGAACCTTACCATCATAGCCAATACCCACTGGCTGCACCATGCTTTTGTTGATAAGCTCATAAAAGTAGTTCTCAGCGACCTCTTGCTGGCTCTGTCCACGTTCTTCAGATATAAAGCCTTCGGCGATCCATCGCATCACTAATCTATTTCTCTCAATCACATAATCCTCAGGGAATACACTTAAATACAAAAAGCATGTCTTCAGATTAGGTGGAAGATCATTATAACTTAGTGATAGTATGCTAGTCATTCCCTCTAGACTCTGGTTATTTTCTAGTGTAGAACCAATTGACCTTTTAACCTTCTCCCATTCATCTTTCGTTTCTGGTCTGTTCGCCAACAAACTAGATATACTTATAATCGCCAGTGGTAAGCCTCCACACTTCTTCAGGATATCATTTGAAACTTTGTTCAAAGTATGAGGACAATCCTTATTAGAGCCAAATATTCTTCTGAAAAACAATAGTTTAGACTGAAGATCACTTAGAGGTTCCATTTCATACATGCGGTCATCTTCACTCAAACAACAAGACTTTGCCACATCGATGATGCGTGTCGTAGCTATAATTCTGCTAGAACAATTATTTTCTGGAAAAGCACACTTGATAGTATTCCAGACTTGTGTAGACCATACATCATCAATGATGATGAGATACCTATAAAATGGGAAGACGATGTCAACCAATTCTGATTATAAATTTAGCTTGAAAACTCATAGATTTCCATGAACTCCAACATTGCATATGTTCATGTTCTCAGTTAGTCTACCATGCTTATTTGTTATACTAAATAATACCTTTAATGAACTTTGATTTTATGAAGATGAATATTTGGATTAATAATATATTGCATATCTTCGATCACATCTTATGTGCCCTTAGTTAGTAGTTAAAGGAAGTTATAAAAAAGGTGAAGGAAATTGGGAAACAAGAACAAATGCATGTATGCAATTAATCATAAAGCTAATTGGTGATATGACAATCATGATTAGGGGACACAGTTGCATGCGCTCCAAAATAAGTTAGTGATGGCTATCTATTTAGATGTAGAAGATATGCTCCCATATACATTTTATAATACACCTGTAGCATGtggaattcatgaactttttactaTGATTGGAACTGTCCTCTAGCTAGTTACTCGAGGTTTGTTTTTTATCTCTATTATGCATAggtttggtcttatatgactttactATTTTCCGGTGGGTTTTTTTGTGTGTGCGTTGGTATTGGCTATGTGCATCCTAACTACACCAAGGCCGgggtgtgtgctcattgtgtttgtattcAATTGATGCTTCATTTTTTTAGTTAATAACATCGACCCTTTGTCGAAATAAGCTAGTTACTCGATCGTGCAAAACATATTTAATTGTTCATTTTCTTTATGACATGGAAACACTTCTATCATACTTATTTGAGTCTATGCACATGAAAAAAAGCAATTAAATATGTATACACAATTTCGTTGAAGTTTTAACTACTAGAACTCATATCTATTTACTCAATTGCCAAAGTTGGAATTACTGTGTGGTGGTCTTTACAATTAGTATAATATTGCAAATGCTTATTTGAGTACATATGAAAATAAGAGCATAATggtaattttatcgttgtagttgcgTTGCATCCACACCAAAGAGTTACCCAAGCATGGAAAATACACACACTCATATATACTCACTTTCTGGTGAACGAGAGGTGGGATGGTTTTGAACCCATATGTTGCTGGGATTGCATCTACGGACTAGTTCACACAAAATGTGTCCTAAGAAGATAATGTAAAGTGTAGAATATAGTCACACTTCAGCAGACGCATGTTTATATGTTCCGTAATGATAGAGAGAAAATTTTGAGTGTTATATTTCATTAAGCATGAAGGAATCAAGAAAATCAAAAGGGGTCGGAGGAATGTCTATGAACATTTTCATAATAACTGGTATTTCATTGTGCTAAGGATCCTTTGGTTGGGTACATATTTTTTTTTTAGTATGGGTGGTAAGGATGCTTGCAATTTTGCAAGCCTAACTCCCAAACTATTTTCATTTGCGTCAAAACAACAATAGTAAATTCAATAAAAGTAAGTAAAGCGCTAGGAACTGTGCGCAACAAATGTTTTAAGAAAAAAAACAAAGGTTGATATTACCTTTTATCTTGCAACATTTCTCTTAACTTGGCGATATACTTCTTTTCATCCCAATAGTCAGTATCTTTTGTGGACCCATCTTTGCAAGACACCTGAGAAATCACATCCTTCATAATTTTTTTAATATCTGGTTTTTGTGACACTGATACAAAAGCCTTGCAATGAAAATACCCTTGAACATTGCGATAGACCTCATTTGCGAGTGTTGTCTTACCCAATCCACCAAACCCAACAATAGACAACACCTTGCAAGGTTTAGGCTTGCTTTCTTCCACCATCAAATCATTGGATGGGTTGTTTCCTTCTTTCACCATCCACTTGACAAGATCATCTCTTGGACCATCCACGCCCACAAGGTGTGTCTCCTCAGCAAAAAGTGCCTGGAGCCGGGGATCCACAGCAACTTGACCGGCGGTGCTAGAA
Above is a window of Triticum dicoccoides isolate Atlit2015 ecotype Zavitan chromosome 5B, WEW_v2.0, whole genome shotgun sequence DNA encoding:
- the LOC119312914 gene encoding disease resistance protein RGA5-like — protein: MAPVVSASLGALAPLLVKLTTLLANECGRLKGVRREIRSLKSELTSMHGALTEYTKLEDPNDQVKAWILLVRELAYDTEDVFDKFIHQLGNGSHQGGFKEFFRKAARSLKTLGSRRKIANQITELKVRIKQVKELKDSYKLNDTSSSTAGQVAVDPRLQALFAEETHLVGVDGPRDDLVKWMVKEGNNPSNDLMVEESKPKPCKVLSIVGFGGLGKTTLANEVYRNVQGYFHCKAFVSVSQKPDIKKIMKDVISQVSCKDGSTKDTDYWDEKKYIAKLREMLQDKRYLIIIDDVWSTQVWNTIKCAFPENNCSSRIIATTRIIDVAKSCCLSEDDRMYEMEPLSDLQSKLLFFRRIFGSNKDCPHTLNKVSNDILKKCGGLPLAIISISSLLANRPETKDEWEKVKRSIGSTLENNQSLEGMTSILSLSYNDLPPNLKTCFLYLSVFPEDYVIERNRLVMRWIAEGFISEERGQSQQEVAENYFYELINKSMVQPVGIGYDGKVQACRVHDMMLEIIISKSAEDNFTTIVGGGQTSLVNRQGIIRRLSIQHIDQELAFALANEDLSHVRSLTVTSLGCMKNIPQLAEFEALRVLDFEGCQGLEEYEMKNIDRFFQLKYLSLRDTDISELPSGIVMLHDLETLDVRSLKIEELPSAIVLLTKLQYLFTEKSCKLPNRIGNMKNLRGIHCFDITESSTAAMEDLGNLTRLNTLSLRWDNEDNHKRDEEIILSSLCKLSSCKLHSLHIVGLGCMDFIDSWSPPLSCLRIFEADGDTYFWNVPKWISPGLTSLTHLSINLAEFMEEDLHTLGNLPSLVILNLRLDVGPDTRLTVIGFPCLKKFELHRQYGAYVTFQKGAMPKLEMLEVSFDVSVAETHGFYLGIEHLPCLKVIKLDLKQGDNLLRYLAAAVVINEVRAHSNRPKFAYRVGPGEYVNFGTNSDEEKSQLPWRRGSVESLETDGGEKNQLQMKSKYKAPIILDEVVLTCARMVCSWLDD